From one Bacteroidota bacterium genomic stretch:
- a CDS encoding DUF5723 family protein: protein MFYKIIFTILGVFCLNFGYSQHVTRHFMENLPQRGITDLTYIPDYNYAASIPFISHFNIDFKNDFSINDIGSHQMGDSTFYVNPDIFLNNLNNISTISLETDIEIISSSWKSKDIFYSFTIKNKTIVEARYPKDFLILGWRGNSEFIGKNAVFSGSGIDFVQYNEVGLSATRIFFEKFVFGARLKYIQGLSNVSFEKNTITLKTDTTTYWLTGRADYRVNISQPLDTNGFDNFYPSNYIFNFHNPGFGVDLGVKFNMTEKINFSLNALDLGTIRWKSDVKNYSSENASFTFEGFKIDSTMAFPPTDSSINIFADSITSIFEPNETEEYYSTGINPKLYLTASYNLNKNNKFGLAFYQKFNKYKDYTQLSLLYNKKFGDILNVGLSYSFTNRNYNKLGAGLSLKIGMFNLYFLSDDVLSYFYPLDAHTINFQFGINFVRMKVKETPPPEE, encoded by the coding sequence ATGTTTTATAAAATTATTTTTACAATCCTTGGAGTATTTTGTTTGAATTTTGGATATTCACAACATGTTACTCGTCACTTTATGGAGAATTTACCACAAAGAGGAATCACTGATTTAACCTACATTCCTGATTATAACTATGCAGCTAGTATTCCATTTATTTCTCATTTTAATATTGATTTTAAAAACGATTTTTCAATAAATGACATTGGAAGCCATCAAATGGGAGATTCCACCTTTTATGTGAATCCTGATATTTTTTTGAATAATTTAAATAATATTAGTACAATTTCATTAGAAACAGATATTGAAATAATTTCATCATCATGGAAAAGTAAAGACATATTTTATTCTTTTACAATAAAAAACAAAACGATTGTTGAAGCAAGGTATCCTAAAGATTTTTTAATTCTCGGATGGAGAGGTAATAGTGAGTTTATTGGGAAAAATGCCGTTTTTTCAGGCTCAGGTATTGACTTTGTGCAATACAACGAAGTAGGTTTAAGTGCTACACGTATTTTCTTTGAAAAATTCGTTTTTGGAGCAAGGCTTAAATATATTCAAGGATTATCAAATGTTTCTTTTGAAAAAAATACAATAACATTAAAAACCGATACTACCACATATTGGCTAACAGGCAGGGCAGATTATCGAGTAAATATATCTCAACCTCTTGATACTAATGGTTTTGATAATTTTTATCCGAGTAATTATATCTTTAATTTTCATAATCCCGGCTTTGGTGTTGACCTTGGTGTTAAATTTAATATGACAGAAAAAATAAATTTTTCTCTCAATGCTTTAGATTTAGGAACTATAAGATGGAAAAGCGATGTAAAAAATTATTCAAGTGAAAATGCTTCCTTTACTTTTGAAGGTTTTAAAATAGATAGCACCATGGCTTTTCCACCAACAGACAGTTCAATAAATATATTTGCTGATTCTATAACTTCAATATTTGAACCCAACGAAACAGAGGAATATTATTCAACAGGCATTAATCCGAAATTATATCTTACTGCTTCTTATAACCTTAATAAAAACAATAAATTTGGTCTGGCATTTTATCAGAAATTTAACAAGTATAAAGATTACACACAGCTATCACTCCTTTACAATAAAAAGTTTGGAGACATTCTTAATGTTGGCTTAAGTTATTCATTTACAAATAGAAATTACAACAAATTAGGTGCAGGATTATCATTGAAAATAGGAATGTTTAATCTTTATTTTCTTTCTGATGATGTATTAAGTTATTTTTATCCTCTTGATGCACACACAATAAATTTCCAATTTGGGATAAACTTTGTGAGAATGAAAGTTAAAGAAACACCCCCTCCCGAAGAATAA
- a CDS encoding single-stranded DNA-binding protein — MAGINKVILIGNLGADPEVRRFAEDTAVANFNIATTENYKDKSGEWQEKTEWHRIVVWRFLAERAEKYLKKGMKVYIEGKLQTRSWDDKDGNKKYTTEVVAQNFQMLDKIEKKSDSSYGSPPPPSPENAPEQDGADDLPF, encoded by the coding sequence ATGGCAGGCATAAATAAAGTAATTTTAATAGGGAATCTTGGAGCAGATCCTGAAGTTCGCAGATTTGCAGAAGATACAGCAGTAGCAAATTTTAATATTGCTACAACAGAAAATTATAAAGATAAAAGTGGCGAATGGCAGGAAAAAACTGAATGGCATCGTATTGTAGTTTGGCGATTTCTTGCAGAAAGAGCTGAAAAATATCTTAAAAAAGGCATGAAAGTGTATATTGAAGGTAAACTTCAAACAAGGTCATGGGATGACAAAGATGGCAACAAAAAATATACTACAGAAGTAGTGGCACAAAACTTTCAAATGCTGGATAAAATTGAAAAAAAATCTGACTCGAGTTATGGCAGTCCACCACCACCATCTCCTGAAAATGCTCCAGAACAAGACGGAGCAGATGATTTGCCATTTTAA
- a CDS encoding Nif3-like dinuclear metal center hexameric protein yields MILHEITSFLESIAPLSLQEDYDNSGLIVGDTKKVINSVLICLDVTEDVVDEAIKNKHDLIISHHPIIFKGLKKIEGKNYVERIIISAIKNDIAIYAIHTNFDNILSGVNKTISEKLNLKNIKLLKPKAQQHKKLIVYCPDIKLSNGNYVPGIIRNALFKAGAGFIGNYDSCSFNTDGLGTYRGLEGTKPLLGEQGKRSVQKEVKIETIFPSHLQEKIISEMLSVHPYEEVAYDIYPLDNKHDNTGSGLIGELNNEMDENEFFLYLKDVMKTKVIRHSKLLNKKVKRIAINSGTGSFLLKNAIKGNADVFISSDFKYHEFFDADEKLVIADIGHYESEQFTIDLLYELLTKKFPTFAFLKTNVLTNPIYYLW; encoded by the coding sequence ATGATACTTCATGAAATTACTTCTTTTTTAGAAAGCATTGCACCTCTTTCGTTACAAGAAGATTATGACAACTCAGGACTGATTGTAGGAGATACAAAAAAAGTTATTAATTCCGTTTTAATTTGCCTTGATGTTACCGAAGATGTTGTTGATGAAGCAATAAAGAACAAACATGACCTTATAATTTCCCATCATCCGATTATTTTTAAAGGATTAAAAAAAATAGAAGGTAAAAATTATGTTGAAAGGATAATAATTAGTGCAATAAAAAATGATATTGCAATTTATGCTATTCATACAAATTTTGACAACATTCTTTCAGGAGTTAACAAAACGATTTCTGAAAAGCTCAATTTAAAAAATATAAAATTACTTAAACCCAAAGCTCAACAACATAAAAAACTCATAGTTTACTGTCCCGATATAAAACTTTCAAATGGGAATTATGTTCCAGGAATAATCAGAAATGCACTTTTTAAAGCAGGTGCAGGCTTTATTGGCAATTATGATAGTTGCTCTTTTAATACAGATGGATTAGGTACTTACAGGGGACTTGAAGGTACAAAACCATTATTGGGTGAGCAAGGAAAAAGAAGTGTTCAAAAAGAAGTAAAAATAGAAACGATTTTCCCTTCTCATTTGCAAGAAAAAATTATTTCAGAAATGCTAAGTGTTCATCCTTATGAAGAAGTCGCTTATGATATTTATCCTCTTGACAACAAGCATGATAATACAGGGTCAGGATTGATTGGTGAACTTAACAATGAAATGGATGAAAATGAATTTTTTTTATATTTGAAAGATGTGATGAAAACAAAAGTTATCCGTCATTCAAAATTATTAAATAAAAAAGTTAAAAGAATTGCAATTAATAGCGGTACAGGATCATTCCTTTTAAAAAATGCCATAAAAGGCAATGCTGATGTTTTTATAAGTTCCGATTTTAAGTATCATGAATTTTTTGATGCGGATGAAAAGCTTGTTATTGCTGACATTGGTCATTATGAAAGCGAGCAATTTACAATTGATCTTTTATATGAGTTATTAACAAAAAAATTCCCTACTTTTGCATTTTTAAAAACTAATGTTTTAACGAATCCAATTTATTATTTATGGTAG
- a CDS encoding phospholipase D-like domain-containing protein: MKKILISINVILFLSFITATLYAQTIDISVARTKASGTTVTIEGIITNGSEFGTIRYIQDNTAAIAVYDYNFSSVKRGDKVKLTGKITEYNNLIEITNVSSHTIISSNNNLPSPAELSFSTGFSENYEGQLVKFTNVTFSQTGTFAGNQNYDILQNSNSEKARINDNTNIVGSQIPTKSITLIGIMSQYKSTYQLLPRDLSDLGFMNSILTATEINTTDITINFKTQYSGSTILQYGITKNLELGEISDNSSVTDHTLKITGLQPATFYYVKALSINASSDTVISGIAYFSTASLSSGEIKVYFNNSVDNTYSQGENAVFLNRTFDDTLAAYINRAKETIDLAVYNLNNQGFSVNLSTALNNAANRGVRVRVIGGGSTANLGFNDFSTDINKIKSPQGINYKIMHNKFFVFDANSSNPDEAIVCTGSTNLTDGQIHSDPNNIIIINDQALAKAYVIEFEEMWGSSTSHPSSMKAKFGKFKSDNTPHFFNVGGKYIELYFSPSDNVNNKIIDAINTADASIYFATFAFTRKVIAYPIVDRFNDGVYVAGIFDDIGGYNKDAYDVLHDAIGSDIIEYTGNGIFHHKYAIIDHAITAQDIDPIIITGSHNWSSSANTSNDENTLIIHDGLTASVYFQEWAQRFKDEGGSVFVGMKENEKLVNEKTNLSSFIINNQLNVNINSESKNNSMILLYNINGKLIFSKNVNVDKGNNNFSFNLNKLTRSFYIIKFINSEVNISQKLIK, translated from the coding sequence ATGAAAAAAATTTTAATAAGCATAAATGTAATACTTTTTTTATCTTTTATTACTGCAACTTTGTATGCACAAACAATTGATATTTCTGTTGCAAGAACAAAAGCTTCGGGTACAACTGTTACAATTGAGGGAATTATTACGAATGGTTCTGAATTTGGTACAATAAGATATATTCAGGATAATACTGCTGCGATTGCTGTTTACGATTATAATTTCTCTTCTGTAAAAAGAGGCGACAAAGTAAAGTTAACAGGTAAAATTACAGAATACAATAACCTTATTGAAATAACTAATGTTTCAAGCCACACAATTATAAGTTCAAATAATAATTTACCAAGCCCTGCCGAATTAAGTTTTTCAACAGGTTTTTCTGAGAATTATGAAGGACAGTTAGTAAAATTTACAAATGTTACTTTTTCTCAAACAGGAACTTTTGCAGGGAATCAAAATTATGATATTTTACAAAACTCAAATTCTGAAAAAGCAAGAATAAACGACAACACAAATATTGTTGGCTCCCAGATTCCAACAAAATCAATTACCCTTATTGGAATTATGAGTCAATACAAAAGCACTTATCAATTACTTCCCCGTGATTTATCAGATCTTGGATTTATGAATTCCATATTGACAGCAACAGAAATTAATACTACTGACATTACAATAAATTTTAAAACACAATATTCGGGAAGTACAATTTTGCAATACGGAATTACTAAAAATCTTGAACTAGGAGAAATTAGTGATAACAGTTCTGTAACTGATCACACCTTAAAAATCACCGGACTTCAACCTGCTACTTTTTATTATGTTAAAGCATTATCCATTAACGCAAGTAGTGATACTGTAATATCCGGAATTGCTTATTTTTCAACTGCTTCATTATCATCCGGAGAAATAAAAGTTTACTTTAACAATAGCGTTGACAACACATATTCCCAAGGTGAAAATGCAGTTTTTTTAAATCGTACATTTGATGATACTTTAGCTGCATACATCAACAGAGCCAAAGAAACTATCGACCTTGCAGTTTATAATCTAAATAATCAAGGATTCTCTGTTAATCTTTCTACAGCATTAAACAATGCTGCTAATAGAGGCGTCCGAGTGCGTGTAATAGGAGGTGGGAGTACTGCAAATCTTGGGTTTAACGATTTTTCAACAGACATTAATAAAATTAAATCACCTCAAGGAATCAACTATAAAATAATGCATAACAAATTTTTTGTTTTTGATGCAAATTCTTCAAATCCCGATGAAGCTATTGTATGTACAGGGTCAACAAACTTAACAGATGGTCAGATTCATTCCGACCCCAATAATATCATCATCATCAATGATCAAGCACTGGCAAAAGCTTACGTTATAGAATTTGAAGAAATGTGGGGTTCATCAACTTCACATCCTTCTTCTATGAAAGCGAAATTCGGTAAGTTTAAAAGCGATAATACTCCACATTTTTTCAATGTTGGTGGAAAATATATAGAATTATATTTCAGTCCTTCTGATAATGTGAACAATAAAATTATTGATGCTATAAATACTGCTGATGCAAGCATTTATTTTGCAACATTTGCCTTTACACGTAAAGTAATTGCTTACCCGATTGTTGACAGATTTAATGACGGAGTTTACGTGGCAGGTATTTTTGATGACATTGGTGGTTATAACAAAGATGCTTATGATGTGCTTCATGATGCAATAGGTTCTGACATAATTGAATATACTGGAAACGGAATTTTTCATCACAAATATGCAATAATTGACCATGCAATAACAGCACAGGATATTGACCCAATAATTATCACAGGTTCTCATAACTGGAGTAGCTCGGCAAATACCTCCAATGATGAAAATACTTTAATAATTCATGACGGATTAACAGCAAGTGTATATTTTCAGGAGTGGGCACAACGATTCAAAGATGAAGGAGGAAGCGTTTTTGTTGGTATGAAAGAAAATGAAAAATTAGTTAATGAAAAAACTAATCTTTCTTCATTTATTATTAATAATCAGCTCAATGTAAATATTAATTCAGAATCCAAAAATAATTCAATGATTCTTTTATATAATATTAATGGTAAACTTATTTTTAGTAAAAATGTTAATGTTGATAAAGGAAACAATAATTTTAGTTTCAATTTAAATAAATTGACAAGAAGCTTTTACATAATTAAATTCATTAATTCTGAAGTGAATATTTCTCAGAAATTAATTAAATAA
- a CDS encoding iron-sulfur cluster assembly protein — protein sequence MNKKELEKKVIEALKTVFDPEIPVNVYELGLIYKHEVDENNNVKIVMTLTAPACPVAEDIINEVRMKTEGIAETNKVDVELTFEPQWDMSMMSEEAKLELGLS from the coding sequence ATGAATAAAAAAGAGCTTGAAAAAAAAGTTATAGAAGCATTAAAAACAGTTTTTGATCCTGAAATTCCTGTTAATGTTTACGAATTAGGACTTATCTATAAGCACGAGGTGGACGAAAATAACAACGTAAAAATTGTAATGACACTCACAGCTCCTGCCTGCCCTGTTGCCGAAGATATTATAAATGAGGTAAGAATGAAAACCGAAGGAATTGCAGAAACTAATAAAGTTGATGTTGAACTTACATTTGAACCTCAATGGGATATGTCGATGATGTCGGAAGAAGCTAAATTGGAATTGGGCTTGTCCTGA
- a CDS encoding helix-turn-helix domain-containing protein has product MQDIGELIRTLRSKDGYPLRKVAAFLDIDQAVLSKIERGKRKLSKEQVIKLADFYNYSEKEMLVTFFSDQIIYEIGDEKYAKDALKVAEEKIEYKVFKALDRNKIIKQIKNKLNQFSKVSSAWIYGSFSRQDDMPKSDIDIAIKTDEGFSYFDLAEIQYQLEKEVNRKIDIGFISSFKPHILKNVKPDLKLIYERL; this is encoded by the coding sequence ATGCAGGACATAGGTGAACTAATACGAACATTGCGAAGTAAGGATGGTTATCCGCTAAGAAAAGTTGCAGCATTCCTGGACATTGATCAAGCAGTGTTAAGTAAAATAGAGCGTGGAAAAAGAAAATTAAGCAAAGAACAGGTAATAAAACTTGCTGATTTTTATAATTACAGCGAAAAAGAAATGTTGGTTACTTTTTTTAGCGACCAAATAATATATGAGATTGGCGATGAAAAATATGCAAAGGACGCATTAAAAGTCGCTGAGGAGAAAATTGAATATAAAGTATTTAAGGCATTGGATAGAAATAAAATCATAAAACAAATTAAAAATAAATTAAACCAATTTTCAAAAGTCAGTAGTGCATGGATATACGGTTCTTTTTCTCGACAAGATGATATGCCGAAAAGTGATATTGATATTGCGATAAAAACAGATGAAGGTTTTAGTTATTTTGACCTCGCTGAAATACAATATCAATTGGAAAAAGAAGTGAATAGAAAAATTGATATAGGTTTTATTAGCTCTTTTAAACCGCACATTTTAAAAAATGTTAAACCGGATTTAAAACTTATTTATGAAAGATTATAG
- the lipB gene encoding lipoyl(octanoyl) transferase LipB, with protein sequence MTEIYYRDLGRISYKKAFKIQEELFNNTVETKIKNRKIQEIEQLVTKNHLLFCVHNHVITLGKSGDIKNLLFTEQQLKNKNIEFYKTNRGGDITYHGPGQIVAYPIFDLNNFKITLKKYIYLLEEVIIRTLNDYKLEANRANGMTGVWLDADNKLTARKICAIGVKASRWVSMHGFAFNINTDLGFFDTIVPCGIKSREVTSLKKELEKEINLEEVKEKLKKYFSVVFNAELVI encoded by the coding sequence ATGACAGAAATTTATTATAGAGACTTAGGTAGAATTTCCTACAAAAAAGCATTTAAAATTCAAGAAGAACTTTTTAATAATACTGTTGAAACAAAAATAAAAAACAGAAAGATCCAAGAAATAGAACAGCTTGTAACAAAAAATCATTTGTTATTTTGTGTTCACAATCATGTAATAACATTAGGTAAAAGTGGAGATATAAAAAATTTATTATTTACAGAACAACAACTTAAAAACAAAAATATAGAATTTTATAAAACAAATCGCGGTGGTGATATCACCTACCATGGTCCCGGACAAATTGTAGCTTATCCTATTTTTGACCTTAATAATTTTAAAATTACTTTGAAGAAATATATTTACTTGCTGGAGGAAGTTATTATCAGAACTTTAAACGATTATAAGCTTGAAGCTAACAGAGCAAATGGAATGACTGGCGTTTGGTTGGATGCTGACAACAAACTAACTGCAAGAAAAATTTGTGCTATTGGAGTAAAAGCAAGTAGGTGGGTTAGCATGCACGGATTTGCATTTAATATTAATACCGATTTAGGTTTTTTTGACACAATTGTTCCTTGCGGAATAAAAAGCAGGGAAGTTACTTCTTTAAAAAAAGAACTTGAAAAAGAAATAAATTTGGAAGAAGTAAAAGAAAAATTAAAAAAATATTTTAGTGTAGTTTTTAATGCCGAATTAGTTATTTAA
- a CDS encoding SufE family protein, which yields MTIDTIKKEIIDEFAMFDDWMDRYDYLIEQGKELSALDEKYKTDDNLIKGCQSSVWLRAFLVDDKNIVFEADSDAIITKGMIALLIRVFSNQSPAEIEKSDILFLDKIGLKEQLSPTRSNGLMSMVKKMKFYAIAFNSKLKNK from the coding sequence ATGACAATTGATACAATAAAAAAAGAAATAATTGATGAATTTGCAATGTTTGATGATTGGATGGATAGGTACGATTATCTTATTGAGCAAGGAAAAGAACTATCAGCTCTTGATGAAAAATATAAAACAGATGACAATCTTATCAAAGGTTGTCAATCAAGTGTGTGGCTTAGGGCTTTTTTAGTTGATGACAAAAATATTGTTTTTGAAGCAGATAGTGATGCAATTATTACTAAAGGCATGATAGCACTTTTGATTAGAGTTTTTTCAAATCAAAGTCCTGCTGAAATTGAAAAATCAGATATACTATTTCTTGATAAAATAGGTTTAAAAGAACAGCTTTCGCCAACACGCTCAAATGGATTGATGTCGATGGTAAAGAAAATGAAATTCTATGCTATTGCTTTTAATTCCAAACTTAAAAATAAATAA
- a CDS encoding HepT-like ribonuclease domain-containing protein: MKDYRKDSYERLIHIQKAINEIETFTLKVSKNDFLNDNFLSSAVLFQFSVIGEAVVHIEAVLLDKYEYPWYKVRAFRNLISHQYFNIKLEAVWDIIKNDLSKLKQIVETILRNEF; this comes from the coding sequence ATGAAAGATTATAGAAAAGACAGCTACGAAAGATTGATTCATATACAAAAAGCAATTAATGAAATTGAAACATTTACACTTAAAGTCAGTAAAAATGATTTTTTAAATGATAATTTTCTTTCTAGTGCTGTTTTGTTTCAGTTTAGCGTAATTGGAGAAGCTGTAGTTCATATAGAAGCAGTTTTATTAGATAAATATGAATATCCATGGTATAAAGTCAGGGCATTTAGAAATTTAATATCACATCAGTACTTTAATATTAAGTTAGAAGCTGTTTGGGATATTATAAAAAACGATTTATCCAAATTAAAACAAATTGTTGAAACAATTTTAAGAAATGAATTTTAA
- the gldE gene encoding gliding motility-associated protein GldE, whose protein sequence is MEIEPLDPDPFLCFSSFVLSIIKEPLLFDFFLLIAVHLILLLFSAFISGSEIAYFSLSAKDITFFKHSKKVSERNIFTLLDKPKKLLATILIVNNLINISLIILFTLTINKYFDFSNYNKTLTFVFEIGLITLLLVLFGELIPKIYANQNNKRFAKFMSFPLLGLTPIFHPFSFLLVKGTNVIEKRIKKKEYSITAEEFNQAIDITAIKENNPDNKMILKRLVNFSNVYVKQIMISRVDVVAYDRETTFNYILEKIKNDKYSRVPVYKDNPDNIKGILYIKDLLPFFEKDNNFQWQKLLRKPFFIPENKKIDDLLKEFQNKKVHLAIVVDEYGGFSGIITLDDILEEIIGDITDELGDSIEDFYSKIDDKTLIFNAKTPITDFVKILNLPDNYFDKQKGDSETLAGLVIEILGKIPSEGENIKIANLLFVINAVDNKKIDKIKVILK, encoded by the coding sequence TTGGAAATTGAACCCTTAGATCCTGACCCCTTTTTGTGTTTTTCTTCCTTTGTTTTATCAATAATAAAGGAACCATTATTATTTGATTTTTTTCTGCTTATTGCTGTACATTTAATTTTGCTTTTGTTCTCAGCATTTATTTCAGGTTCGGAAATAGCTTATTTTTCTCTCTCAGCAAAGGACATCACATTTTTTAAACACTCAAAAAAAGTTTCTGAAAGAAATATTTTTACTCTTTTGGATAAACCAAAAAAACTTTTAGCAACAATTTTAATTGTTAATAATCTGATTAATATTTCTTTAATAATCCTATTTACATTAACAATAAACAAATATTTTGATTTTTCAAATTACAATAAAACACTGACATTTGTTTTTGAAATAGGACTAATTACATTGCTTCTAGTTCTTTTTGGTGAACTAATTCCTAAAATATATGCAAACCAAAATAATAAACGATTTGCAAAATTTATGTCATTTCCACTTTTAGGCTTAACACCTATTTTTCATCCTTTTTCATTTTTATTAGTTAAGGGTACAAATGTTATTGAAAAACGTATTAAGAAAAAAGAATATTCTATTACTGCGGAAGAGTTTAATCAAGCTATTGATATTACCGCAATTAAAGAGAATAATCCCGATAATAAAATGATTCTTAAACGATTGGTAAATTTTAGCAACGTTTATGTTAAACAAATAATGATTTCACGAGTTGATGTTGTGGCTTATGATAGAGAAACGACATTCAACTATATTCTTGAAAAAATAAAAAATGATAAATATTCCCGAGTACCTGTTTACAAAGATAATCCGGATAATATTAAAGGGATATTGTACATCAAAGATTTGCTTCCTTTTTTTGAAAAAGACAATAATTTTCAATGGCAAAAACTTTTGAGAAAACCATTTTTTATCCCCGAAAACAAAAAAATTGATGACTTATTAAAAGAATTTCAAAATAAAAAAGTTCACCTTGCAATTGTTGTTGACGAATATGGGGGATTTTCGGGAATCATTACTCTTGATGATATTTTGGAAGAAATTATTGGAGATATTACTGATGAACTTGGTGATAGTATTGAGGATTTTTACTCAAAAATAGATGATAAAACACTTATTTTTAATGCTAAAACACCAATAACTGACTTTGTGAAAATATTAAACCTACCCGATAATTATTTTGACAAACAAAAAGGTGATTCAGAAACCCTTGCAGGATTAGTAATAGAAATACTTGGGAAAATTCCGAGTGAAGGCGAAAATATTAAAATTGCCAATTTATTATTTGTGATAAATGCTGTTGACAATAAAAAAATTGATAAAATAAAAGTGATTTTAAAGTAA